ATTGAATGGACTAATATAAGcatatatttaaaacttttatactaATAAATAAACAATGCAAATACAATGTATCCGAATCTcttttttgtaatataatttgtcttaattggattttttttacttttagagttatttttattgaaCCTAGATTATGATTTCAACTTtctatgtgtatttttttttagtatatatagACCTCAATATGCAGCCTCTAAATCATCTCTCTCAAATATATTATACCGTAGAAACGTTTTTTTCTCTGTTTCATTTGAGGGTGATAAAAAAATGGTGGGTTCTGAGTCCAACCAACAACTTGAGCTTACTCTAAGCCTTAAGCCCTCTTATGTCCCCCAAACTCTCACCAGTCTTCTAAGCGATCTAGCCAAAATCGATGATGTTGAAAAGAAAATATCTATTTtgaatgattatttgaaaaagtATGAAGAAGAACTCTCTCAGATCAAAGATCTGAGATATGACGTTCCCCAATGCATGCTTCTCCTTATGGACGGTAATAATTTCTTTCATCATTTATTTGTCTAATTTATTTTCTtgataaaatatacaaaaaagcTTTTTGTGTCaacaatcttatatatatatttattacagCGATTGAAATCGTAAAGGATGAAATTACTAAGACAACAATGAGGAAAGTTGTTTATGATGATCAAGATATATCTgtattatatgattataatcatCATCTTGATGGCCATAAACTGAAGAGGCGAGTTTCTGAGTTTCTTACAAGTAAAAAAGAGACTTACCAGAATGACTACCGTAATGATGAGATACAAATGAAGGATATCATCATTAATAATACCATTAATAAGAATAATGTAccgaaaaataaatacatatgtaACGGTTTAAGTATTCAGAAGGACAAATCCAATATTTTAACTGAGGCGAGCAGCTTTGTTCCATGGAACCCTTATCAAGACCATCTCTTTACAACTCATGAGGTACGAAATCTAatctggtaaaatatttttctaaaatgacTAAATTAtcctcaaaattatttattcaagtatttaattttttttaattattttaagtatttataaaaaataattaattacattgtCTTTTTCAGTCATCCAATCACGATAAAAGGATGGTAGAGATAgataatacaaggaaaaatataaatgacaatGATGGTCAAGATGAGCCGATGTCAAATATAATACATAAAAGAACGGTGAAAGAGAACGATAAGAATAATGAGAAAAGAGAAAGATCGAATGATATCGATGAAAATATGTCGAAATTGAGGAGATGTGGtagtgtaataaaagagatgaaTGAGATGATTCATGGGGGAGGAGTAATGTTGCAGGCAGAGCAAGAATTACTTTTGGATAGCAATTGGAAGGGTACTACTATAACTAGGAGAACTTGGACACCTCCTCTTCATTTGAAATTTCTTCAAGCTTTGGATGTCCTTGGAGGGCACGAAGGtaatttcaacaaaaaatatatatatatatattttattataaattttaattattattctaaATATAACTTTTCGGTTttgtaataaaaactaaattattttacaaggaaagaaatgaaattttgtatatttttttttttcactttcacTACCATTTTGGGTATTCATTCATTCCATTTTaacttattagattttttttttatttctttataagAATACATATTTGACTTTATTTTCCAAGTAAGGATTATAAAAATGCATTtattagattcttttcaatcctTTCAATTGTAACCTATAAATGCTAAATTGCATTTTTGTCCATACTAAAATTTCTCCACTTACCAAAcccaaattattattaatatttgtttaattacttaattttaattaataccacaatattaacattaatatttttttattataatatatatatttttttgtgtgtgtttgAACACAGTTGCCACACCGAAACAGATTAAGGAGCAAATGAAAGTGGAAAACCTCACTAACGACCAAGTTAAGAGCCATCTTcaggtaattaattaatttattaattaaattaattagcactatgaatacttaaatttacggataaattaaaaaatatctcttttttttgttccattaatcaaaaatattctcatattatatttttttaaaaatatattcactttttttttttagtgagtTGTCCAATATACTTTCACTCTCTACTTAAATCTTGTATATAATTTGCTTAAGGAATTTAATGAGGATATCATCTTtaaaagtgggtatatcttaaagaatatgaaaatgaagataaaaataaaaacaaataaagtaaaatgGGTATATCATGTAATTTTATCTTAAATTTAACTCTCGGTTGTGAATAATACAtagatttaatttttaacagtaataatacttaagttataattctaaaaattcCATAAATACTTGAAGGTCCGGCCCAAGGCATAGGCGAGTTAAGCTTGTATCTAGGGCCCACCTAACTCTAGGATCCCAAATATTTTATTCtccttttaaaaatatatatttttttattgattttagaaaaata
This Cannabis sativa cultivar Pink pepper isolate KNU-18-1 chromosome 6, ASM2916894v1, whole genome shotgun sequence DNA region includes the following protein-coding sequences:
- the LOC115725152 gene encoding transcription factor HHO2-like, with amino-acid sequence MVGSESNQQLELTLSLKPSYVPQTLTSLLSDLAKIDDVEKKISILNDYLKKYEEELSQIKDLRYDVPQCMLLLMDAIEIVKDEITKTTMRKVVYDDQDISVLYDYNHHLDGHKLKRRVSEFLTSKKETYQNDYRNDEIQMKDIIINNTINKNNVPKNKYICNGLSIQKDKSNILTEASSFVPWNPYQDHLFTTHESSNHDKRMVEIDNTRKNINDNDGQDEPMSNIIHKRTVKENDKNNEKRERSNDIDENMSKLRRCGSVIKEMNEMIHGGGVMLQAEQELLLDSNWKGTTITRRTWTPPLHLKFLQALDVLGGHEVATPKQIKEQMKVENLTNDQVKSHLQKYRLHLKSFPPAPVTPPNQIGGDSDYHPELPSPNQINGESDYHPVLPGSDNWFSSSSADANITEGIAGTSGGAASSSATTVENENEGSDVVNEADDSFGGWFAQG